Within the Deltaproteobacteria bacterium genome, the region GCATCGCCAACATGAATGAAACCAAACTGGTCGAATTCCATATAAATTACGGTATTTACATCAAAAACGAACTCCGGTTGTGGAGCAATGACGAATTGATGAACGCCTGCAAGGAATTGGCGGGAGTAAAGCGGTTGAGCCCCGACCAGGCCTCCTACATCATCCTGAAAGAGATTCAGGAAAAACTGCTGCAGTCCGACGTGTTGCGCGTCGTCAAATAGTACCGCGCCGATAGTTGCATTTTCTCCCATCTCCGGTTATGGTGACCCTTGTGTGAACCTGAGCCGGATGTTTCAGATTATCGAATGGATTCACGATACCCGGCATAACTCGACGACCAAGAGGATCGATGATGGCCGACAAACAAAAACGGGTTTCGCTCAAAGACGGGATGGTGCTGGCTGGAATGGTGATCGGCGTCATCTATTGGGCCGTGGAAACGCTGTATTACGCCTTTGCATCAAATGGCGAGAGCTTTTGGGATGTCTTGTTCGGCGCCGGTCTGACAGGCGTCGGCGTAAAAGTCATCGCTATTTGTTTCTTCATCCTTCTCGGAGCCCACGCGCAGTACAATCTCAACAAGTGCAAAAAGCTGGAAAATGACGTTGCCTCCCTATCCAAGGAACTGAAGAAACTCAAGAAAAAGTGACTGCTGCCGCGTTCGAGCAAAGGGCCTTTGCAGGCATTGCAAGGCCGTTATTTTTCAGATCCTCAGCACGTCCCTGCCCACTTGAAGATACTCGGCACACCTATCCACAGAATCCGTTACCATCAAATTGCCATTTTCGATTCCCGCCTCCTGGACATATATCTCGACAACCGCCCTTAAAATGCCGAATGGAAGATACACAGCTGTTTTTACGCCGTTTTCAAAGGGGTTGGCCTTGCGGTACCAATAGATCTGATCGCGGATGGAATCGAAATGGGCGTTCACGTCGCCGATCTTCGACAAGTCAAGAAAGCGGTCATAAGACGAGTACCTACCTTGGTCTTTAAGATAGATCTGGTGCAGCGCACTCCGAATGCTGGCATAATCGAGGCTGGCGCTCGACTTGACCAGGACCAGCTTTCGATCCTCGTTGATAGTAACCGACCACATGCTTCACTTGATATCAGGGAATCGCCTCTTTGAAAATACTGGATTTTCATGTAGCGACCACCTATTTTTATTACATATAGAGCCCTAAAGTGTTTCAAATTAGGTATGACAAAGAGGCGCTGTAATGCGGCCGGACCGAAAGGTGCGAGGAAATCGCTTGTCAAATTACAGCCGGGTCGATTAATATTTATGTTTACGAAACTTGAGTGTTTAAATTTCCGTGTACAGGGAGGGCATTCATGACAGAAAACGCAACCGTCCTGGGAATTGTGGGAAGTCCGAACCCGGAAGGCATCACCAACCGACTCGTTTCAGCGGCATTGAAGGGAGCCGCTGATTCCGGCGCACCAACCGAACTGATACAGCTGTCTGAACACGTTGTGGACGCCTGTAAGGACTGCCTCCCGTGGGTCTGTAAAGAAAACTTGAAGTGTACCTATGACGATGAGGCATTCGATTATGTAAGGCATAAAATTCTGAAATGCGGCGCACTCGTAATGGGAACGCCTGTTTACTGGTGGGATACCAGTGGGCTGATCAAGTACCTAATTCTGAAAATGTTTCGGGTGTATGCGTTTACAGGACCATTGAAGGGCCTGCCCGCTTTAGGTCTCGGTATTGCCGGCGGAACCGGCAATGGCCTGGTGTCCGGACTCAGGCCGGTATACCATTTTTTCCAGATGATGCAGATGAGGGCGCTTGAACCGGTCCCCGCCACCCGCTTCAACCTCAATCAGTCTCTGAAGCGTGCCGGCGAGCTCGGAAGAGAAATTGCCGGCATGGCCAATGAGCGCAACCCGTTCAACGGTCTTGAAGAGCGTTTGGTGTGGTATGACAGTCTTCCTTATTTGGGGCTGAGCCGCGCACAAGAACGGCGCCTTCTGGCTGATACAATTGCCATGGCCGTACCGGAGAAATTGGGCCACGACGTGCTGTCGAGCCTTGCACGAGCCGGCGCACTTGAAGCGTCCGGGCGAAGCGTAGAAGCCCAGTCGGAAATCACACGGGTGTACGAAGCCGGTGTGAAGGCTTTCGATAAAAACTGAAACCCGACCACCGACGGCTTACATCTATGTTTGGATCTTTTGAATTTCGGTCATTTGGTGCTTGGAATTTTATTACCCCTGGTACCGGTACGGTCAAATATCGTTGACCGGGCCCAAAGGACCAGGATTTCAATACGTCATTAAAGGAGCAAGGACCCATGTTCACCATCGGCATCCCCGGAGGGAAAACGCTTGAACTCGACCATCTGGTACTTGACTATAACGGAACCATCGCTCTGGATGGCGATT harbors:
- a CDS encoding flavodoxin family protein, with the protein product MTENATVLGIVGSPNPEGITNRLVSAALKGAADSGAPTELIQLSEHVVDACKDCLPWVCKENLKCTYDDEAFDYVRHKILKCGALVMGTPVYWWDTSGLIKYLILKMFRVYAFTGPLKGLPALGLGIAGGTGNGLVSGLRPVYHFFQMMQMRALEPVPATRFNLNQSLKRAGELGREIAGMANERNPFNGLEERLVWYDSLPYLGLSRAQERRLLADTIAMAVPEKLGHDVLSSLARAGALEASGRSVEAQSEITRVYEAGVKAFDKN